A region of Paenibacillus sp. JNUCC-31 DNA encodes the following proteins:
- a CDS encoding carbohydrate ABC transporter permease, whose product MGYTRKITIRNYVVEGFLILASLLVLLPLVVLILGSFKTSAEVLSFSLSLPETWQFSNYVRVFQEGGLSRAFLNSIWITGVSSIINIIASSAASFILARRETKVSGTIYMYFFMGLIAPMSIITTIRVVQGLGFYGSISSVILIYAALNTAFSVFLYSGFIKTIPRALDEVAFLEGASVFGVFFRIVTPLILPVNATVAIMVFMSVWNDITIPVYFLTDSSTWTMPLSIYNFYGKYSRDWNLIFANLVLTSLPVFILYLFGQKYIVSGLTAGAVKG is encoded by the coding sequence ATGGGATATACACGCAAAATCACCATCCGCAACTATGTTGTTGAAGGCTTCCTGATTCTGGCCTCCCTGCTCGTTCTATTGCCGTTGGTCGTCCTGATTCTGGGTTCGTTCAAAACAAGCGCAGAAGTACTTAGCTTCTCCTTAAGCTTGCCGGAGACGTGGCAGTTTTCCAACTATGTTCGCGTATTTCAGGAAGGTGGCTTATCCAGGGCATTCCTGAATAGCATCTGGATCACCGGGGTTTCATCCATCATCAACATCATTGCCTCTTCGGCAGCATCATTTATTCTGGCACGACGTGAAACTAAAGTTTCAGGCACGATTTACATGTATTTCTTCATGGGCTTGATTGCACCAATGTCAATTATTACGACGATCCGGGTTGTGCAAGGTTTAGGGTTCTATGGCAGCATCAGCAGTGTTATTCTGATCTACGCTGCCCTCAACACGGCATTTAGTGTATTTTTGTACAGCGGATTTATTAAAACAATTCCAAGAGCCCTTGATGAAGTGGCTTTTCTGGAAGGCGCAAGTGTCTTCGGCGTATTTTTCCGCATCGTCACGCCGCTTATTTTGCCAGTTAATGCAACGGTCGCTATCATGGTTTTCATGTCCGTATGGAATGACATCACGATTCCGGTTTACTTCCTGACAGACAGCTCCACCTGGACGATGCCGCTTTCGATTTATAACTTTTACGGAAAATACAGCCGGGACTGGAATCTCATTTTTGCAAATCTGGTGCTTACTTCATTGCCTGTTTTTATTCTGTACTTGTTTGGTCAGAAATACATTGTCAGCGGACTTACTGCAGGTGCAGTGAAAGGGTAA
- a CDS encoding carbohydrate ABC transporter permease, protein MKRAKNLYSYYMVFPALLIYSIFFVVPAIAAFYYSFTDWRLDRIDLKFVGWANFEKIFSDKTLILALKNTAIFAIVTVIGKNLIGLLLAVALNMRLKTKNLLRAIFYSPSILSILVISILFTPMLRTEGTINSLLEAVGLHSLSQAWLTNPSIVIWTIAIVSIWQSAGFQMAIYLAGLQSISQEYYEAAKIDGASSWKSFFKITLPLLLPAININLMLTLIGGLKVFSEVYVMTGGGPGNASQVVGTIILRSFGEGNWGLGTAVNTLLFVVVTIIAIPLLIFMRRKEVTE, encoded by the coding sequence ATGAAAAGGGCAAAAAATTTGTATTCGTATTACATGGTATTTCCGGCACTGCTTATCTACTCCATCTTTTTTGTAGTCCCGGCTATCGCAGCTTTTTACTACTCTTTTACAGACTGGCGGCTGGATCGAATTGATCTGAAGTTTGTTGGATGGGCCAATTTCGAGAAAATTTTCTCGGATAAAACACTTATCCTGGCACTTAAAAACACGGCGATTTTTGCGATTGTCACGGTCATTGGCAAAAACCTCATTGGTCTGCTGCTTGCCGTGGCTCTAAATATGAGATTAAAAACCAAAAACCTGCTGCGTGCCATCTTCTATTCCCCTTCGATTCTGAGTATTCTCGTTATTAGCATTCTGTTCACACCGATGCTCCGCACGGAAGGGACGATTAACAGCTTATTGGAAGCTGTGGGATTACATTCGCTAAGTCAGGCGTGGCTTACCAATCCGTCCATCGTCATCTGGACCATTGCCATTGTCTCCATTTGGCAGAGCGCCGGGTTTCAAATGGCCATCTATCTGGCCGGTTTGCAATCCATTTCTCAAGAGTATTATGAAGCCGCCAAAATTGACGGCGCAAGTTCATGGAAAAGCTTTTTTAAAATAACATTGCCGTTGCTGTTGCCAGCGATCAACATTAACCTGATGCTGACGCTGATCGGTGGTCTCAAAGTATTCTCGGAAGTGTATGTCATGACCGGTGGAGGACCAGGCAACGCGTCACAGGTGGTCGGCACGATTATTCTGCGCTCCTTTGGAGAAGGCAACTGGGGACTGGGTACGGCAGTTAATACACTTCTGTTCGTGGTCGTCACGATCATTGCCATTCCGCTGTTGATTTTTATGCGGCGTAAGGAGGTTACTGAATAA
- a CDS encoding DUF6492 family protein — MGVQRGVQIKSAPMIDVLIPAIEKDLSTLPLVIDNIRRYVQHPIGRIYIVSPASNKIRKLCSRKNCIFVNERTVLPITKNDIHYHSSRWNRSGWLYQQLLKMNGDHIVKAKHFLVMDADTVLIKPHSFTVGNKTVFYCRDWSQPEYFNTYRKLLGKKAPRPRSFVTHYMLFEKSKLSALKKKIEAIHHLPWYKAVISNINKKKQFGFSEYETYANFMYTKSPGSMILKSSMNKSLSINASSLKEQEIRKLALKYRSLSFHKRKIYSKAPKA; from the coding sequence ATGGGAGTTCAGCGCGGAGTACAGATCAAAAGTGCGCCTATGATCGATGTTCTAATACCTGCTATTGAAAAAGATTTGAGCACTCTTCCTCTCGTCATTGATAACATTCGCCGTTATGTACAGCATCCGATTGGACGCATTTATATCGTTTCGCCTGCCAGCAACAAAATCAGAAAACTCTGTTCCCGGAAAAATTGTATTTTTGTGAATGAACGGACAGTTCTGCCGATCACCAAAAACGATATACATTATCATTCTTCCCGCTGGAATCGGTCAGGTTGGTTGTATCAACAACTGCTTAAAATGAACGGAGATCATATTGTAAAAGCGAAGCACTTCCTGGTAATGGATGCGGATACCGTCCTGATTAAGCCACATTCATTTACGGTTGGAAACAAGACTGTATTTTACTGCCGCGATTGGAGCCAGCCGGAATATTTCAACACCTATCGTAAGCTGTTGGGCAAGAAAGCGCCCCGTCCCCGCTCTTTTGTGACCCATTATATGCTGTTCGAGAAGTCAAAGCTCTCTGCCTTGAAAAAGAAAATCGAAGCCATCCATCATCTGCCGTGGTACAAAGCGGTTATTTCCAATATCAACAAAAAGAAACAGTTTGGCTTCTCCGAGTACGAGACCTATGCCAACTTTATGTACACGAAGAGCCCGGGGAGCATGATCCTCAAAAGTTCAATGAATAAAAGTCTGAGTATCAACGCTTCTTCGTTAAAAGAGCAAGAAATCCGCAAATTGGCGCTTAAATACCGTTCTCTGTCCTTTCACAAACGTAAAATCTACAGTAAAGCTCCCAAAGCTTAA
- a CDS encoding YheC/YheD family protein, producing the protein MVIDKLKPLRSKWLKTKVILKNDLIKPYIPDTQRYNKTNLRSMIKKYGMVYIKPESGTYGMGVIKAEMESEQNFAYQIEQKRLTFDSFESFYTSLARLVHKRSYLIQRGIHLLKHNNRRFDIRVMIQLSPKNKWEATGVIGRLGHPKKIVTNYHSGGKPMDVHELLKSHASSKRRNELVQEMNELSLRIARHMKKKYPHLKQIGVDIGLDRSLKPWIIEVNVKPDPYIFNQLKDKTMYRRVIQYYRHTAKKKI; encoded by the coding sequence ATGGTGATAGATAAATTGAAACCGTTAAGAAGCAAATGGTTAAAAACAAAGGTGATTCTCAAAAACGATCTCATCAAACCGTATATCCCTGACACACAGAGATATAACAAAACCAATCTAAGATCGATGATCAAAAAATACGGTATGGTCTATATTAAACCGGAAAGCGGCACGTATGGAATGGGTGTCATTAAGGCGGAGATGGAGAGTGAACAGAACTTTGCTTATCAGATTGAACAAAAACGCCTGACGTTCGACAGCTTTGAGTCGTTTTATACAAGTCTGGCACGTCTGGTGCATAAAAGAAGTTATCTGATCCAGAGAGGAATCCACCTGCTTAAGCATAACAACAGACGTTTTGATATCCGAGTCATGATCCAGCTAAGCCCGAAAAATAAGTGGGAAGCGACGGGGGTCATCGGCCGGCTTGGCCATCCGAAAAAAATCGTGACCAATTATCATAGCGGTGGGAAGCCGATGGATGTTCATGAATTACTGAAATCCCATGCATCTTCTAAGCGCAGGAATGAACTGGTTCAGGAGATGAATGAGCTTAGTCTGCGCATTGCCCGTCACATGAAAAAAAAATACCCGCACCTGAAGCAAATCGGCGTGGATATTGGGCTGGACCGAAGTCTGAAGCCCTGGATTATTGAAGTGAACGTCAAACCGGACCCCTATATTTTCAATCAACTAAAGGATAAAACGATGTATCGCAGGGTGATTCAATATTACCGTCACACTGCCAAAAAAAAGATATAA
- a CDS encoding ABC transporter substrate-binding protein, which translates to MKTHKRKKAASIVLASLLSISLTACGSGGTDSGTSASSDNKNAKVTLELAISKSSQDSAFIQQDVLDEFEKQTNITVNLQLIPAEQTTTVLQTKLAVDETPDIIQYNLASAITDLNLERNFEILDNEPWASRIVNKDVLSSGGHLYSFHVSQDTGMQGVVYNKQIFEELGLSIPTNYEQFLAICEKIKASGITPVFMPYKDAWAANIWPAAAFADFTAKNDPTFFDDLNSNKRKWSDIPEFKTFLEQQYEVYTKGYTNTDVLSDSYDMAVGKFLNKEVAMMFMGDWLIEGVAEQDPSMELGVFPIPSSENASLGASPLGGQLFIPKKSKHLEEAKKFLDFIASKEIAQKIVDSKGYVSNLNDVTTPELPAYKQDIVDHYITPKKTVLTTDAYMLVDRSELYRLLQDQFAGGMTPEEVLKSWDEKFSQLMQDKGISGF; encoded by the coding sequence GGTCAGGAGGCACTGATTCTGGCACGTCTGCAAGCAGTGACAACAAGAACGCCAAGGTCACACTGGAGTTAGCCATTTCCAAGAGCTCTCAGGATTCCGCTTTTATTCAACAGGATGTTCTCGATGAATTTGAGAAACAGACCAATATTACTGTCAATCTGCAGCTCATTCCGGCTGAGCAAACAACGACCGTGCTGCAAACCAAGCTGGCTGTGGATGAAACGCCCGACATCATTCAATATAATTTGGCCAGCGCGATTACGGATCTGAATCTTGAACGCAATTTCGAGATTCTGGATAATGAGCCCTGGGCCAGCAGAATTGTAAACAAAGATGTGCTGTCCTCTGGCGGGCACCTCTACAGCTTCCATGTCAGCCAGGATACGGGTATGCAAGGGGTTGTTTATAACAAGCAGATCTTTGAGGAGCTCGGCTTGTCCATTCCAACAAACTACGAGCAATTTTTGGCGATATGCGAAAAGATCAAAGCGAGCGGTATTACTCCCGTCTTTATGCCTTATAAAGATGCCTGGGCCGCGAACATTTGGCCCGCTGCTGCCTTTGCTGACTTCACTGCAAAAAATGACCCTACCTTTTTTGATGATCTGAATAGCAACAAGAGAAAATGGTCCGATATTCCGGAATTCAAAACATTCCTGGAGCAGCAGTACGAAGTATATACCAAGGGGTATACCAATACAGACGTGCTTAGCGACAGCTATGATATGGCGGTAGGCAAATTCCTGAACAAAGAAGTGGCAATGATGTTTATGGGAGACTGGTTAATCGAAGGGGTTGCGGAGCAGGACCCTAGCATGGAGCTTGGCGTATTCCCGATTCCTTCCTCAGAGAATGCAAGCCTGGGGGCAAGCCCGCTCGGTGGACAACTGTTCATTCCGAAAAAATCCAAACATCTGGAAGAAGCCAAAAAGTTCCTGGACTTTATCGCTTCCAAGGAAATCGCGCAGAAGATCGTAGATTCAAAGGGTTATGTATCCAATCTTAACGATGTTACGACTCCGGAACTACCTGCGTACAAGCAAGATATCGTGGACCATTACATCACGCCCAAGAAAACCGTGCTGACGACAGATGCTTACATGCTGGTTGATCGCAGTGAGCTATACAGGCTGCTGCAGGATCAATTTGCTGGCGGTATGACTCCGGAGGAAGTCCTCAAATCCTGGGATGAGAAGTTCAGTCAACTGATGCAGGATAAAGGCATTTCCGGTTTCTAA